A region of Nostoc flagelliforme CCNUN1 DNA encodes the following proteins:
- a CDS encoding universal stress protein, with protein sequence MFRKILVALHHCDDTSKYIFQEALELAKAAKASLKLLHVLSVEEQESPNILTLINTLENKKRWEEFEKSGLDLLKSFTEQAIAAGVPTEYYQGLGRPGHIICETARVWEAGLIVIGRRGLSGMSELILGSVSNYVTHYAPCSVLIIQNPEQLGAVSIQERQSVISATLFSCLFNV encoded by the coding sequence ATGTTTCGTAAAATTCTCGTCGCACTCCATCACTGTGACGATACCAGCAAGTATATCTTTCAAGAAGCACTGGAGTTGGCAAAAGCCGCTAAGGCATCTTTAAAGCTGCTCCACGTTTTATCTGTTGAGGAACAAGAAAGCCCAAATATCTTGACCTTGATTAATACTCTAGAGAATAAGAAACGTTGGGAAGAGTTTGAAAAATCCGGTCTGGATTTACTCAAATCTTTCACAGAACAAGCGATCGCTGCCGGAGTACCGACTGAATATTACCAAGGTTTAGGCCGGCCCGGTCATATTATTTGCGAAACTGCCCGCGTCTGGGAGGCTGGATTAATTGTCATCGGCCGGCGGGGGCTTTCTGGTATGAGCGAACTAATTTTGGGCAGTGTCAGCAACTATGTTACCCACTATGCTCCTTGCTCAGTACTCATCATACAAAACCCAGAACAACTTGGTGCTGTAAGTATTCAAGAAAGGCAATCAGTAATATCTGCTACACTTTTTAGTTGCCTATTTAACGTATAG